In one window of Gemmatimonadota bacterium DNA:
- a CDS encoding tyrosine phenol-lyase yields the protein MHDVPKTMGQQFGRRSWAEPWKIKMVEPLLQVSAEDRARALRAADYNTFLLKSEEVYIDLLTDSGTSAMSDRQWAGMMLGDEAYAGSRNFYRLEAAIQRHYGYRHILPTHQGRGAEHLLSRCAITSGQTIAGNMYFTTTRLHQELAGGTFVDVIVDAAHDTANRDPFKGNIDLDKLAALIARVGAAKIAYVSLAGTVNMAGGQPVSMANVKALRALCDRHGIRVFLDATRMAENAYFIQQREPGYASVPIAQIVREFCDQTHGAWMSGKKDNLVNIGGWLAVNDWTLYEELRNQIVIYEGLHTYGGMAGRDMEAMAIGIEECLQDSYMHSRVGQVQYLGELLTDWQIPIVQPVGGHAIFLDARAFYAHIPQHEFPAQTLAAELYLDSGIRAMERGVVSAGRNPATGDHYYPKLELTRLTIPRRVYTQAHMDVVAESVKMIFDRRHDTRGLRMTYEPKYLRFFQAKFERL from the coding sequence ATGCACGACGTCCCGAAGACGATGGGCCAGCAGTTCGGCCGCCGCAGCTGGGCCGAGCCGTGGAAGATCAAGATGGTCGAGCCGCTGCTGCAGGTCTCGGCCGAGGACCGGGCCCGGGCGCTCCGGGCGGCCGACTACAACACCTTCCTGCTCAAGTCGGAAGAGGTGTACATCGACCTGCTGACCGACAGCGGCACCAGCGCCATGAGCGACCGGCAGTGGGCGGGGATGATGCTCGGCGACGAGGCGTACGCGGGGAGCCGGAACTTCTACCGGCTCGAGGCGGCCATCCAGAGGCACTACGGGTACCGGCACATCCTGCCCACCCACCAGGGGCGCGGCGCGGAGCACCTGCTCAGCCGCTGCGCCATCACCTCGGGGCAGACCATCGCCGGCAACATGTACTTCACCACCACCCGCCTGCACCAGGAGCTGGCGGGGGGCACGTTCGTGGACGTCATCGTGGACGCGGCGCACGACACCGCCAACCGCGACCCGTTCAAGGGCAACATCGACCTGGACAAGCTCGCGGCGCTCATCGCCCGGGTGGGGGCGGCGAAGATCGCCTACGTGAGCCTCGCGGGCACGGTGAACATGGCCGGCGGGCAGCCGGTGTCGATGGCCAACGTGAAGGCGCTGCGGGCCCTGTGCGACCGGCACGGGATCCGGGTCTTCCTCGACGCCACGCGCATGGCCGAGAACGCCTACTTCATCCAGCAGCGGGAGCCGGGGTACGCGTCGGTCCCGATCGCGCAGATCGTGCGCGAGTTCTGCGACCAGACCCACGGCGCGTGGATGAGCGGCAAGAAGGACAACCTGGTGAACATCGGCGGCTGGCTCGCCGTGAACGACTGGACGCTGTACGAGGAGCTGCGCAACCAGATCGTCATCTACGAGGGGCTGCACACCTACGGCGGGATGGCGGGGCGGGACATGGAGGCGATGGCCATCGGCATCGAGGAGTGCCTGCAGGACAGCTACATGCATTCCCGGGTGGGCCAGGTGCAGTACCTGGGCGAGCTGCTGACCGACTGGCAGATCCCGATCGTGCAGCCGGTGGGGGGGCACGCCATCTTCCTCGACGCCCGGGCGTTCTACGCCCACATCCCGCAGCACGAGTTCCCGGCCCAGACCCTGGCGGCGGAGCTCTACCTCGACTCGGGGATCCGGGCGATGGAGCGCGGCGTGGTCAGCGCGGGCCGCAACCCCGCCACCGGCGACCACTACTACCCGAAGCTCGAGCTCACCCGGCTCACCATCCCGCGCCGGGTCTACACCCAGGCGCACATGGACGTGGTGGCCGAGTCGGTGAAGATGATCTTCGACCGGCGCCACGACACCCGCGGGCTCCGGATGACCTACGAGCCCAAGTACCTGCGCTTCTTCCAGGCCAAGTTCGAGCGGCTCTAG
- a CDS encoding sulfite exporter TauE/SafE family protein, with protein sequence MPSLAPSTSPKPRLWIFAAWLGAFYLAWLFLVVVRGYWPVAQAHWPIAVAMAFGSYFAGSTPMGGGTVGFPVLVLLFDGPASLGRDFGFAVQSIGMTSASIFIIARRQAVAWPMLRWAMFGSLIGTPLGLLFVAPFVSGLVVKVLFAVIWASFAVMTIVKLREMATLEGMTDLSLRFHRVSGLLVGLLGGAFAAALTGVGIDMIIYAVLVTMVRTDLKVAVPTSVILMAFTSLVGIATRNLQGTLNAEVFGHWIAAAPVVALGAPFGAFVVDKVGRSLTLMVVAVLCLGQFVWTITEEWGNLGVRGLAVAVGGVLLLNLVFHLLYTAGLRLKADATRPAEVPAPAREARVA encoded by the coding sequence ATGCCCTCCCTCGCCCCCTCCACGTCCCCCAAGCCACGGCTGTGGATCTTTGCCGCGTGGCTGGGCGCGTTCTACCTGGCCTGGTTGTTCCTCGTGGTGGTCCGCGGCTACTGGCCGGTGGCCCAGGCCCACTGGCCCATCGCGGTCGCCATGGCGTTCGGGTCCTACTTCGCCGGCTCCACCCCCATGGGGGGCGGCACGGTGGGCTTCCCGGTCCTGGTCCTCCTGTTCGACGGCCCCGCCAGCCTGGGGCGAGATTTCGGGTTCGCGGTCCAGTCCATCGGCATGACCAGCGCCAGCATCTTCATCATCGCGCGGCGGCAGGCGGTGGCGTGGCCCATGCTGCGCTGGGCCATGTTCGGCTCGCTGATCGGGACCCCGCTCGGGCTGCTGTTCGTCGCCCCCTTCGTGTCGGGGCTGGTGGTGAAGGTGCTCTTCGCGGTGATCTGGGCCAGCTTCGCCGTGATGACCATCGTGAAGCTGCGCGAGATGGCCACGCTCGAGGGCATGACCGACCTCTCGCTCCGGTTCCACCGGGTGTCCGGGCTGCTGGTGGGACTGCTCGGCGGGGCATTTGCCGCGGCGCTCACCGGGGTCGGCATCGACATGATCATCTACGCGGTACTGGTCACCATGGTGCGCACCGACCTCAAGGTCGCCGTGCCCACCTCGGTCATCCTGATGGCGTTCACCTCGCTGGTCGGCATCGCCACCCGGAACCTGCAGGGCACCCTGAACGCGGAGGTCTTCGGTCACTGGATCGCCGCGGCGCCGGTGGTGGCGCTGGGGGCGCCGTTCGGGGCCTTCGTGGTCGACAAGGTGGGGCGCAGCCTGACGCTCATGGTGGTGGCGGTGCTGTGCCTGGGCCAGTTCGTCTGGACCATCACCGAGGAGTGGGGCAACCTCGGCGTGCGCGGGCTGGCGGTGGCGGTGGGCGGGGTGCTGCTGCTCAACCTGGTGTTCCACCTCCTCTACACGGCCGGGCTCCGCCTGAAGGCGGACGCCACGCGGCCCGCCGAAGTGCCAGCCCCGGCCCGCGAGGCCCGGGTGGCCTGA
- a CDS encoding glycosidase, producing the protein MNPTQHYEVLFRRHDRNPILTAADWPYPAHTVFNAGATRLQDGTTLLLCRVEDRRGHSHLCAARSANGVDNWTIDTAPTFAPDPAHYPEELWGVEDPRITFVPELGQYAIAYTAFSRGGPGVALALTDDFVSFERLGLVMQPDDKDAALLPHRIDGNFALLHRPMHDSGAHIWISYSPDLRNWGGHKLVLPARRGGWWDANKVGLSPPLIETPEGWLMIYHGVRQTASGGLYRLGLALLDRERPDQVLLRGDMWVFGPETRYEREGDVGNVAFPCGYTVGSDGDTLFLYYGAADTCIALATGSIRSLLRWLDEHGSAPVSAEPPATRPSQPFIPREEQPTTARLRA; encoded by the coding sequence ATGAACCCGACGCAGCACTACGAAGTCCTCTTCCGGCGTCACGACCGGAACCCGATCCTCACCGCGGCGGACTGGCCCTACCCCGCCCACACCGTCTTCAATGCCGGTGCCACCCGGCTCCAGGACGGCACCACGCTGCTGCTCTGCCGCGTGGAGGATCGTCGCGGCCACTCCCACCTGTGCGCCGCGCGCTCGGCCAATGGCGTGGACAACTGGACCATCGACACGGCGCCCACCTTCGCGCCGGACCCGGCGCACTACCCCGAGGAGCTCTGGGGCGTCGAGGATCCCCGCATCACCTTCGTGCCCGAGCTCGGGCAGTACGCGATCGCCTACACCGCGTTCAGCCGCGGCGGGCCGGGCGTCGCGCTGGCGCTGACCGACGACTTCGTGTCCTTCGAGCGGCTGGGCCTCGTCATGCAGCCCGACGACAAGGACGCGGCCCTCCTGCCGCACCGGATCGACGGGAACTTCGCGCTGCTGCACCGTCCCATGCACGACTCCGGCGCGCACATCTGGATTTCCTACTCCCCCGACCTCCGCAACTGGGGCGGGCACAAGCTGGTCCTGCCGGCCCGGCGCGGTGGGTGGTGGGACGCCAACAAGGTGGGACTCTCGCCGCCGCTCATCGAGACGCCGGAAGGCTGGCTGATGATCTACCACGGCGTGCGGCAGACCGCCTCCGGCGGCCTCTACCGGCTTGGGCTCGCGCTGCTCGATCGCGAGCGCCCCGACCAGGTCCTGCTCCGCGGCGACATGTGGGTCTTCGGCCCCGAGACCCGCTACGAGCGCGAGGGGGACGTCGGCAACGTCGCCTTTCCCTGCGGCTACACCGTCGGGTCCGACGGCGACACCCTGTTCCTCTACTATGGCGCGGCCGACACCTGCATCGCGCTGGCCACCGGGAGCATCCGCAGCCTCCTCCGCTGGCTCGACGAACATGGCAGCGCCCCGGTCAGCGCCGAGCCACCGGCGACCCGTCCCTCCCAACCCTTCATCCCCCGGGAGGAGCAGCCCACCACCGCCCGCCTGCGGGCGTAG
- a CDS encoding glycosyltransferase family 4 protein: MTTTRTAPPAPVAAVAAPGAVPRPPATPSTLARVALLGNHLPRQCGIATFTTDLAAALAGEYPATDSFVVAMNDAGRHHAYPPAVRFSVDEHDVAGYRRAVDFLNVSNVDVLSLQHEYGIFGGRAGALVLSLLGELRMPIVTTLHTILADPDPAQHRVMDEILRLSERLVVMSAHGAGLLERVHGVSPDRIDLIPHGIPEVMFAAGDKDRLGVEGKVVLLTFGLLSPDKGIEYVIDALPAILEACPDTVYIVLGATHPHVLAHAGESYRLMLEARAQRLGVDASMIFHNRFVAQAELGEFLTAADIYITPYLNPEQSTSGTLAYAVGAGKAVISTPYRYATELLAAGRGVLVPWRDAGAIAREVIGLQRDTPRAAAMRARAAAYGRGAAWGPVARLHVRSMTQAVRSHAERRRTAFHARTLAERPPSLPELNLDHLECLTDDTGMLQHASFVVPRYAEGYCLDDNARALMLMVLLEQSGGSERRIVRRLASRYLAFVSHAFHPAYGRFRNFLTYERTWGEARGSEDSHGRALWALGTLVGRAGDPGSQSLGGDLFHAALPALTHLSSPRAWAYALLGIDEYLRAFQGDTSVQAMRGLLTGRLHDLYQRASTPAWPWFEDSVTYCNARLPQALIVSGHAMGRADLVAVGTRALDWLGGLQHTPDGYFAPIGSNGFYHRSGEPARFDQQPVEACGMVAASLDAHRITADPRWTSYAGSAFRWFLGQNHLQQTVYDPSTGGCRDGLHADRLNQNQGAESTLSFLLALWGMRAAERADLS, translated from the coding sequence ATGACCACCACCCGCACGGCGCCTCCGGCGCCGGTGGCTGCTGTCGCCGCGCCGGGCGCGGTGCCGCGGCCACCGGCGACGCCGTCCACCCTCGCCCGCGTGGCGCTCCTCGGGAATCACCTGCCGCGCCAGTGCGGCATCGCCACCTTCACCACCGACCTCGCCGCGGCGCTGGCCGGCGAGTATCCCGCCACCGACAGCTTCGTGGTGGCCATGAACGATGCCGGCCGGCATCACGCCTACCCACCCGCGGTGCGCTTCTCGGTGGACGAGCACGACGTCGCCGGGTATCGCCGCGCGGTGGACTTCCTCAACGTCTCCAACGTCGACGTGCTCTCCCTGCAGCACGAGTACGGCATCTTCGGCGGCCGCGCCGGGGCGCTGGTGCTCTCGCTGCTCGGCGAGCTGCGGATGCCCATCGTCACCACCCTGCACACCATCCTGGCCGATCCTGACCCGGCCCAGCACCGGGTCATGGACGAGATCCTGCGCCTCTCCGAGCGCCTGGTGGTGATGAGCGCCCACGGGGCCGGCCTGCTCGAGCGGGTCCACGGCGTCTCGCCCGACCGCATCGACCTGATCCCCCACGGCATCCCCGAGGTGATGTTCGCCGCCGGCGACAAGGACCGCCTCGGCGTCGAGGGCAAGGTGGTGCTGCTCACCTTCGGCCTCCTCTCGCCGGACAAGGGCATCGAGTACGTCATCGACGCGCTCCCGGCGATCCTCGAGGCCTGCCCCGACACGGTGTACATCGTGCTCGGCGCCACCCATCCCCACGTGCTGGCCCACGCGGGGGAGAGCTACCGGCTGATGCTGGAGGCCCGGGCCCAGCGGCTGGGCGTCGACGCGAGCATGATCTTCCACAACCGCTTCGTGGCCCAGGCGGAGCTGGGCGAGTTCCTCACCGCCGCCGACATCTACATCACGCCCTACCTCAACCCCGAGCAGAGCACCTCCGGCACCCTGGCCTACGCGGTCGGCGCCGGGAAGGCGGTGATCTCCACCCCCTACCGCTACGCCACCGAGCTCCTCGCCGCGGGCCGCGGCGTGCTGGTGCCGTGGCGGGACGCAGGCGCCATCGCCCGCGAGGTGATCGGCCTCCAGCGCGATACGCCGCGCGCCGCGGCCATGCGGGCCCGCGCCGCCGCCTACGGCCGCGGCGCGGCCTGGGGCCCCGTGGCCCGGCTCCATGTGCGGAGCATGACCCAGGCGGTGCGCTCCCACGCCGAGCGGCGCCGCACCGCCTTCCACGCGCGCACCCTGGCCGAGCGGCCGCCCAGCCTCCCGGAGCTCAACCTCGACCACCTCGAGTGCCTCACCGACGACACCGGGATGCTGCAGCACGCCTCGTTCGTGGTGCCGCGCTACGCCGAGGGCTACTGCCTCGACGACAACGCGCGGGCGCTGATGCTCATGGTCCTGCTGGAGCAGTCCGGCGGCAGCGAGCGGCGGATCGTGCGCCGCCTCGCCTCGCGGTACCTCGCCTTCGTCAGCCACGCCTTCCACCCCGCGTACGGCCGGTTCCGCAACTTCCTCACCTACGAGCGCACCTGGGGCGAGGCGCGCGGCTCGGAAGACAGCCATGGCCGTGCCCTCTGGGCCCTCGGCACCCTGGTGGGCCGGGCCGGCGATCCCGGCAGCCAGAGCCTCGGCGGCGACCTCTTCCACGCCGCCCTCCCCGCGCTGACCCACCTCTCGAGCCCCCGCGCGTGGGCCTACGCCCTGCTCGGCATCGACGAGTACCTCCGGGCTTTCCAGGGGGATACCTCGGTGCAGGCCATGCGGGGCCTGCTCACCGGCCGGCTGCACGACCTCTACCAGCGCGCCAGCACCCCGGCGTGGCCCTGGTTCGAGGATTCGGTCACCTACTGCAACGCCCGCCTGCCCCAGGCCCTCATCGTCTCGGGACACGCCATGGGCCGGGCCGACCTCGTCGCCGTGGGCACCCGCGCCCTCGACTGGCTCGGCGGGCTGCAGCACACCCCCGACGGCTACTTCGCGCCCATCGGCTCCAACGGGTTCTACCACCGGTCCGGCGAGCCGGCCCGCTTCGACCAGCAGCCGGTGGAGGCCTGTGGCATGGTCGCGGCCTCCCTCGACGCGCACCGCATCACCGCCGATCCCCGCTGGACCAGCTACGCCGGCTCCGCCTTCCGCTGGTTCCTGGGCCAGAACCACCTGCAGCAGACCGTCTACGACCCCTCGACCGGGGGATGCCGCGACGGGCTCCACGCCGACCGCCTCAACCAGAACCAGGGCGCCGAGTCCACCCTGTCCTTCCTGCTCGCCCTGTGGGGCATGCGCGCCGCCGAACGGGCGGACCTCTCCTGA
- a CDS encoding multicopper oxidase domain-containing protein: MNAPRGGRRWGDAPLLRAALVAALLVPVPPRPSGHSLPAVLPNDNRIPAGEWQGDTLVLALDVGMAEWRPEGDAGPAIEVAAFSEAGSSPQVPGPLIRVPAGTPLRVTVRNRLPDSTLSLHGLLTHPAAGDDSVQLAPGAAVTLRFSAGDPGTYFYHGILGVHDFDRDEEREQLAGAFVVDPPGPVPPDRILVLNIWGRMLDSVNYGNALTINGRSWPGTERIHATTGDSLRWRVINASARGHPMHLHGFYFRLGSRGDGRTDTLYPPASQPLLVTESMRPFSTYTMAWSPDRPGQWLFHCHIGFHVLPDARLEPPALDSPDRMAHDPGRHMAGLVLGIEVAPRAGEQAPARRQGRQLRLLVQEGTPRGRSPRALGFVLQRGAAPAADSIEIPGSPLILTRDEPTDIVVVNRLAEAAAIHWHGIELESYSDGVPGWSGAPGRLAPSIMPGDSFVARLTLPRAGTFIYHTHLNDLAQLTSGLYGGIVVLEPGQRFDPATDHLLVAGWDGMDDPPHLVVNGDSLPAPLTLAARATHRFRFVNIGPAAPLRFAILRDSTPVTWRRLAKDGADLPPALAVEAPATARLDVGETFDAQVRLPPGRYRLVVGVPGLPAGYDRALRVR; this comes from the coding sequence GTGAACGCTCCCCGCGGGGGCAGGCGCTGGGGGGATGCGCCGCTGCTCCGCGCCGCGCTGGTGGCGGCCCTGCTGGTCCCGGTCCCGCCGCGCCCGTCCGGACATTCCCTCCCCGCCGTGCTTCCCAACGACAATCGCATTCCCGCCGGAGAGTGGCAGGGCGACACCCTGGTGCTCGCGCTGGACGTGGGCATGGCGGAGTGGCGGCCCGAGGGGGACGCCGGCCCGGCCATTGAGGTGGCCGCGTTCAGCGAAGCGGGCAGCTCGCCCCAGGTCCCCGGGCCGCTCATCCGGGTGCCGGCCGGGACACCACTCCGCGTCACGGTGCGGAATCGCCTCCCCGACTCCACCCTCTCCCTGCACGGCCTGCTGACCCATCCCGCCGCCGGCGACGACAGCGTCCAGCTCGCCCCCGGCGCGGCGGTGACACTGCGCTTCTCCGCCGGCGATCCGGGGACGTACTTCTACCACGGGATTCTCGGCGTGCACGACTTCGACCGGGACGAGGAGCGGGAGCAGCTCGCCGGCGCGTTCGTCGTGGATCCGCCGGGGCCGGTGCCGCCGGACCGGATCCTGGTGCTCAACATCTGGGGCCGGATGCTCGACTCGGTGAATTACGGGAACGCGCTGACGATCAACGGCCGGTCGTGGCCGGGCACCGAGCGCATCCACGCCACCACCGGCGACAGCCTGCGCTGGCGGGTCATCAACGCCAGCGCCCGGGGGCACCCGATGCACCTGCACGGGTTCTACTTCCGCCTGGGCAGCCGGGGCGACGGCCGCACCGACACGCTCTACCCTCCCGCGTCCCAGCCGCTGCTCGTCACCGAGTCGATGCGGCCGTTCTCCACCTACACCATGGCCTGGAGCCCCGACCGGCCCGGGCAGTGGCTGTTCCACTGCCATATCGGCTTCCACGTACTGCCCGACGCGCGGCTCGAGCCTCCCGCGCTCGACAGCCCAGACCGGATGGCGCACGACCCGGGGCGCCACATGGCGGGGCTGGTGCTCGGGATCGAGGTGGCCCCGCGCGCGGGGGAGCAGGCGCCCGCGCGCCGGCAGGGACGCCAGCTGCGGTTGCTGGTGCAGGAAGGCACGCCCCGGGGCCGCTCGCCGCGCGCCCTTGGATTCGTGCTCCAGCGCGGCGCGGCGCCAGCCGCCGACTCGATCGAGATCCCGGGGAGCCCGCTCATCCTGACCCGGGACGAGCCCACGGACATCGTGGTGGTGAACCGGCTCGCGGAAGCGGCGGCCATCCACTGGCACGGGATCGAGCTCGAGAGCTACAGCGACGGGGTGCCGGGGTGGAGCGGCGCCCCGGGGCGCCTGGCCCCGTCGATCATGCCCGGGGACTCGTTCGTGGCGCGCCTTACGCTGCCGCGGGCGGGGACCTTCATCTACCACACCCACCTGAACGACCTGGCCCAGCTCACCAGCGGCCTGTACGGCGGGATCGTGGTGCTCGAGCCGGGGCAGCGCTTCGACCCGGCCACCGACCACCTGCTCGTGGCGGGGTGGGACGGCATGGACGATCCGCCGCACCTGGTGGTGAATGGCGACTCGCTCCCGGCGCCGCTCACGCTGGCGGCCCGGGCGACGCACCGGTTCCGGTTCGTGAACATCGGGCCGGCGGCCCCGCTGCGGTTCGCGATCCTCCGCGACAGCACGCCGGTGACCTGGCGTCGGCTGGCCAAGGACGGCGCCGACCTGCCGCCGGCCCTGGCGGTGGAGGCGCCCGCCACCGCGCGGCTCGACGTGGGTGAGACCTTCGACGCCCAGGTGCGGCTCCCGCCCGGGAGGTACCGGCTGGTCGTCGGGGTGCCGGGGCTGCCGGCGGGGTATGATCGCGCGCTGCGGGTGCGCTAA
- a CDS encoding SH3 domain-containing protein, which yields MAYVNCPKCNQKALSVATRCPRCGEAFEAGFFAPPPPTPRRVPRIVLLAAGAIGVLAVLNLVPWKARLGPVPTTEGMTPPPSVATRRPVAAPAPDTARRAPAAVAARESVPAAEVVIAPRPAVDSVRAAAPAPATVPAPAPVTPPRPAVPAPRPEPKPEPELARGEARYASTWVNVRSSRSPNAPVTRVLNPGESVAVDQPDQGWLRVRTAGEVLGYVDARFLDSTPR from the coding sequence ATGGCATACGTCAACTGCCCGAAGTGCAACCAGAAGGCGCTGAGCGTCGCGACCCGATGCCCGCGCTGCGGCGAGGCGTTCGAGGCCGGCTTCTTCGCGCCGCCGCCGCCCACGCCGCGGCGGGTGCCGCGCATCGTGCTGCTGGCGGCGGGGGCCATCGGCGTGCTGGCGGTGCTCAACCTGGTGCCGTGGAAGGCGCGGCTCGGCCCCGTCCCCACGACCGAGGGAATGACGCCACCCCCTTCCGTGGCCACGCGGCGGCCGGTGGCCGCGCCCGCGCCTGACACGGCGCGGCGGGCGCCCGCCGCCGTCGCGGCACGGGAGTCGGTGCCCGCGGCGGAGGTCGTGATCGCCCCGCGCCCGGCGGTGGACAGCGTGCGCGCGGCGGCCCCCGCCCCCGCCACGGTTCCGGCGCCCGCTCCCGTCACGCCGCCCCGCCCCGCCGTGCCCGCGCCGCGTCCCGAGCCGAAGCCCGAGCCCGAGCTTGCCCGCGGCGAGGCCCGGTACGCCAGCACCTGGGTGAACGTCCGTTCCAGCCGCAGCCCGAATGCCCCGGTCACCCGGGTGCTCAATCCCGGGGAATCGGTGGCGGTGGACCAGCCCGACCAGGGGTGGTTGCGGGTCCGGACCGCGGGCGAGGTGCTCGGCTACGTCGACGCGAGGTTCCTGGACAGCACGCCGCGGTGA
- a CDS encoding DUF2277 domain-containing protein — protein MCRNIRTLHHFDPPVSHEEIHAAALQFVRKVSGCAKPSRANAAAFDRAVAEVSVTVEQLLATLVTSAPPRTREAEAAKARARSAKRFGPRGGPGPAAT, from the coding sequence ATGTGCCGCAACATCCGCACGCTGCACCACTTCGATCCGCCGGTCAGCCACGAGGAGATCCACGCCGCGGCGCTGCAGTTCGTGCGCAAGGTGAGTGGCTGCGCGAAGCCATCGCGCGCCAACGCGGCGGCGTTCGACCGGGCCGTGGCCGAGGTGTCGGTCACGGTGGAGCAGCTGCTCGCGACGCTGGTCACGTCCGCGCCACCGCGGACCCGGGAGGCCGAGGCGGCCAAGGCGCGGGCGCGCAGCGCGAAGCGGTTCGGGCCGCGGGGTGGGCCGGGACCCGCCGCGACCTGA
- the hoxE gene encoding bidirectional hydrogenase complex protein HoxE, producing MTATQPPRAAAHPSGDKRFKLLDRAINLHQGDGHALIEVLHTAQNVFGFLEDDILLYIAHALKRPLSQVYGVATFYHYFRLKPPGRHTFVLCQGTACYVKGAPALQQAVERRCGVRFGQTTGDGRVSLLTARCVGSCGLAPVAVVDEQMAPKLSEADALARLERWLTEPEPAP from the coding sequence ATGACCGCGACCCAGCCGCCCCGGGCGGCGGCGCACCCCAGTGGCGACAAGCGTTTCAAGCTGCTCGACCGGGCCATCAACCTGCACCAGGGCGACGGCCACGCGCTGATCGAAGTGCTGCACACCGCGCAGAACGTCTTCGGGTTCCTCGAGGACGACATCCTCCTCTACATCGCCCACGCGCTCAAGCGGCCGCTCAGCCAGGTCTACGGCGTGGCGACGTTCTACCACTACTTCCGGCTCAAGCCACCGGGGCGGCACACCTTCGTGCTGTGCCAGGGCACCGCCTGCTACGTGAAGGGGGCGCCCGCGCTGCAGCAGGCGGTGGAGCGGCGCTGCGGGGTGCGCTTCGGCCAGACCACCGGGGACGGCCGGGTGTCGCTGCTCACCGCGCGCTGCGTCGGCTCCTGCGGGCTGGCGCCGGTGGCGGTGGTGGATGAGCAGATGGCGCCCAAGCTCTCCGAGGCCGACGCGCTGGCCCGGCTGGAGCGCTGGCTGACCGAACCGGAGCCCGCGCCATGA